A single region of the Vicia villosa cultivar HV-30 ecotype Madison, WI linkage group LG4, Vvil1.0, whole genome shotgun sequence genome encodes:
- the LOC131595527 gene encoding tubby-like F-box protein 3, whose product MAIIRNIIEDMRSRSQRVVVVEKEEKVLVGDGLRQSCWANMPQELLREVLLRIEASEDTWPPRKNVVACAGVCRNWRVITKEIVKKPELSAKITFPISVKQPGQRENLLQCFIKRNRSTQTYYLFLSLTSSLGDDGKFLLAARKSRRPTCTDYIISLDADDMSRGSNTYVGKLRSNFLGTKFTIYDGQPPHTGARFTKSRSTRLVNLKQVSPKVPTGNYPVAHISYELNVLGSRGPRRMHCVMDSIPSSSIEPGGVAPTQTEFSLNNIEMFPLFPFFRSKSNRVMENSLSGPLVGNQKDGLLVLKNKAPRWHEQLQCWCLNFHGRVTVASVKNFQLVASAENGTAGPEHDRIILQFGKVGKDLFTMDYRYPISAFQAFAICLSSFDTKIACE is encoded by the exons ATGGCCATAATCAGGAACATAATAGAAGACATGAGATCGAGATCTCAAAGGGTAGTTGTAgttgagaaagaagagaaagttcTTGTTGGCGACGGTTTAAGACAGAGTTGTTGGGCTAACATGCCACAGGAGCTTCTCCGTGAAGTTCTCCTCAGAATTGAAGCGTCCGAGGATACATGGCCGCCGAGGAAGAACGTTGTTGCTTGTGCCGGAGTTTGTCGGAATTGGAGAGTTATCACTAAAGAAATTGTTAAAAAACCTGAACTTTCTGCTAAGATAACTTTCCCCATTTCTGTTAAACAG CCTGGTCAAAGAGAGAATCTCCTTCAATGCTTTATAAAGCGCAACCGATCCACTCAAACATATTATTTGTTTCTCAGTTTAACTAGTT CGTTAGGTGATGACGGAAAGTTCCTTCTGGCTGCTCGCAAAAGCAGACGTCCTACCTGCACAGATTATATCATCTCTCTAGATGCAGATGATATGTCAAGGGGAAGCAATACCTATGTTGGGAAACTGAG ATCAAATTTCCTCGGAACAAAGTTCACAATCTATGACGGCCAGCCACCTCATACAGGAGCTAGGTTTACTAAAAGTCGTTCTACTAGGTTGGTGAATCTAAAGCAGGTTTCGCCCAAGGTCCCAACCGGCAACTATCCCGTGGCTCACATCTCGTATGAATTGAATGTCCTTGGCTCGAG GGGGCCTAGGAGAATGCATTGTGTCATGGATTCCATACCATCCTCTTCGATCGAACCAGGAGGAGTAGCTCCTACACAAACCGAGTTTTCTCTAAACAACATAGAAATGTTTCCCCTGTTTCCTTTTTTCCGATCAAAATCAAATCGTGTGATGGAGAACTCTCTATCCGGACCCCTAGTCGGTAATCAAAAAGACGGTTTACTTGTGTTGAAAAACAAGGCTCCGAGGTGGCACGAGCAGCTGCAGTGTTGGTGCTTAAACTTTCACGGACGCGTGACAGTTGCCTCGGTTAAAAACTTTCAGCTGGTGGCTTCTGCAGAAAACGGAACTGCTGGACCAGAACACGATAGGATTATTCTTCAATTTGGAAAAGTTGGGAAGGATTTGTTTACAATGGATTATCGATACCCTATCTCGGCATTTCAAGCATTCGCAATCTGCCTCAGCAGCTTCGATACCAAGATTGCTTGTGAATGA
- the LOC131598084 gene encoding uncharacterized protein LOC131598084, which translates to MYFIPQINTDGVNVDGFMSERQVPQFSTQVGIENTTVEKDQRCSVKRKTREVFTREENILLMQSWLNVSKDPIVGVDQKAEGFWLRITDNYNQYCGQLREKLQGQLKYRWHRINGLVQKFVGCYKQAVHGKKSGQSEKDILANAHAFFLQDEGIAFNLEYAWRLLKDEPKWMRASTENSSKRTKNSVSGAHSSSYEYNSSSPMERPMGQQVEKRKSKAKEKANASESPSNVVQDTWNKILATMERLAQCKEDEMEFKAMQLLSKDTSTMNDSQRDIHEKYYSSDKLFWNLIEEEFMDNTDEELLKSMLEKEHQSGSSSRPKKRMVIDRSREERHNPALGAHDEYFQMRVDATGKMGLSPLQKCTSAIRMLAYGSPADCVDKYVRIGESTSVECLERFVRGVNVVFGAEYLRKPNNTDVEHLLQMGELRRFPGSKNDINVINQSNVFNDILEGHAPTMNYTINRTSYNMGYYLADDIYPEWATFVKNII; encoded by the exons ATGTATTTTATACCTCAAATAAATACTGATGGAGTAAATGTTGATGGATTTATGTCCGAACGCCAAGTTCCTCAATTTTCAACTCAAGTTGGTATTGAAAATACTACCGTTGAAAAAGATCAAAGGTGTTCCGTTAAAAGAAAAACTCGAGAGGTATTCACAAGGGAAGAGAATATACTTCTTATGCAATCATGGCTCAATGTTTCAAAGGATCCTATTGTGGGAGTTGATCAAAAAGCTGAAGGTTTTTGGTTAAGAATCACCGATAACTATAACCAATATTGTGGGCAGTTGCGAGAAAAGCTACAAGGCCAATTAAAATACCGATGGCATCGAATAAATGGCCTTGTTCAAAAATTTGTTGGGTGTTACAAACAAGCTGTTCATGGTAAAAAAAGTGGTCAATCAGAAAAAGATATTTTGGCTAATGCACATGCTTTTTTTCTTCAAGATGAAGGAATAGCATTTAATCTAGAGTATGCATGGCGATTGttaaaagatgaacctaaatGGATGAGAGCATCAACtgaaaattcttcaaaaagaacAAAGAATTCTGTTAGTGGGGCACACTCATCAAGTTATGAATATAACTCATCATCACCAATGGAGCGTCCAATGGGGCAACAAGTGGAAAAAAGGAAGAGTAAGGCAAAGGAAAAGGCAAATGCATCTGAATCTCCTTCTAATGTTGTGCAAGATACATGGAATAAAATACTAGCAACAATGGAAAGACTAGCTCAATGTAAGGAGGACGAGATGGAGTTTAAGGCAATGCAATTACTCTCGAAAGACACTTCTACGATGAATGATAGTCAACGAGatattcatgaaaaatatt ACAGTTCAGATAAGCTCTTTTGGAACTTGATTGAAGAAGAATTTATGGACAACACTGATGAAGAACTACTAAAGTCAATGCTCGAGAAGGAACATCAATCTGGAAGTTCCTCTAGACCAAAGAAAAGAATGGTAATTGATCGAAGTCGTGAAGAAAGGCACAATC CCGCCCTTGGAGCTCATGATGAATATTTTCAAATGAGGGTCGATGCAACTGGTAAAATGGGTCTTTCACCATTGCAAAAATGCACATCTGCTATTCGTATGTTGGCATATGGGTCTCCCGCTGACTGTGTAGACAAATATGTTCGAATCGGTGAAAGCACTTCAGTTGAGTGCTTAGAAAGATTCGTTCGGGGTGTAAATGTTGTATTTGGGGCAGAGTATTTGAGAAAGCCTAACAACACAGATGTTGAACATCTTTTACAAATGGGAGAGTTACGTCGCTTTCCAG GTTCAAAAAATGACATTAATGTGATAAACCAATCCAATGTGTTTAACGATATTTTGGAAGGACATGCTCCTACTATGAACTATACAATCAATAGAACATCATATAATATGGGGTATTATTTAGCGGATGATATATATCCTGAGTGGGCTACATTTGTCAAGAACATCATATAA